A part of Solea solea chromosome 8, fSolSol10.1, whole genome shotgun sequence genomic DNA contains:
- the golph3a gene encoding Golgi phosphoprotein 3, giving the protein MSSLTQRSSGLVQRRTEASRNAADKDRPSAEEDDESRRGDELEDDDTGDSKETRLTLMEEVLLLGLKDREGYTSFWNDCISSGLRGCMLIELALRGRLQLETCGMRRKSLLARKVICKSDAPTGDVLLDEALKHIKDTQPPESVQSWIELLSGETWNPLKLHYQLRNVRERLAKNLVEKGVLTTEKQNFLLFDMTTHPLTNNNIKQRLIKRVQESVLDKWVNDPQRMDKRLLALIFLAHSSDVLENAFAPLLDDQYDLAMKRVRQLLELEPEGESMKANANELLWAVVAAFTK; this is encoded by the exons ATGAGTTCCTTGACTCAGCGGAGCTCGGGCCTCGTACAGCGGCGGACCGAAGCCTCGCGCAACGCCGCCGACAAAGACCGTCCGTCCGCCGAGGAGGACGACGAGTCCCGCCGGGGCGACGAGCTGGAGGACGACGACACCGGGGACTCTAAAGAAACGCGTCTCACTCTGATGGAAGAAGTGCTGCTGTTAGGCCTGAAGGACCGAGAG GGCTACACCTCGTTCTGGAACGATTGCATCTCATCAGGGCTGCGAGGGTGCATGCTGATAGAACTGGCTCTGAGGGGACGCCTGCAGCTGGAGACGTGTGGCATGAGGAGGAAAAGTCTGCTGGCCAGGAAG GTCATCTGTAAGTCAGACGCTCCCACAGGTGACGTGCTCCTGGATGAAGCTCTGAAGCACATCAAAGACACTCAGCCGCCGGAGAGCGTGCAGAGCTGGATCGAACTGCTCAGTG GAGAGACCTGGAACCCCCTGAAACTCCACTATCAGCTGCGGAACGTCCGCGAGCGTCTGGCCAAAAACCTGGTGGAGAAAGGCGTCCTGACGACGGAGAAGCAGAACTTCCTGCTGTTTGACATGACCACACACCCTCTgaccaacaacaacatcaagcAGCGCCTCATCAAGAGGGTCCAGGAGTCCGTACTGGACAAGTGGGTGAATGACCCCCAACGAATGGACAAGCGGCTGCTTGCGCTCATCTTCTTAGCCCATTCCTCTGATGTGTTGGAAAACGCCTTTGCTCCGCTGCTCGACGACCAGTATGACCTGGCCATGAAGAGAGTGCGGCAGCTGCTGGAACTGGAGCCTGAGGGGGAGAGCATGAAGGCCAACGCCAATGAGCTGCTATGGGCTGTGGTGGCCGCCTTCACCAAATGA
- the LOC131464677 gene encoding molybdopterin synthase sulfur carrier subunit-like isoform X2 yields MPAQVFVLYFAKSAELTGVKQEEVAAVPTPISSRDLWNLLLRRHPRLCALQDHVVLAVRQQYVAIGDQVLVSLVDGDEVAVVPPLSGG; encoded by the exons ATGCCTGCACAG gtgtttgtgttgtacTTTGCTAAAAGTGCAGAGTTGACCGGTGTGAAGCAGGAAGAGGTCGCTGCCGTGCCAACACCAATCAGCAGCCGGGACCTTTGGAACCTGTTGCTACGGCGACACCCGCG actGTGTGCGCTGCAGGACCACGTGGTGCTGGCGGTGCGTCAACAGTACGTTGCCATCGGTGACCAGGTGCTCGTGTCCCTGGTGGACGGGGACGAGGTGGCAGTGGTGCCGCCTCTCAGCGGAGGATAG
- the si:dkey-3h3.3 gene encoding uncharacterized protein si:dkey-3h3.3, which produces MNSEDVLVLVLEQKVKLKSGVRGRRVRPGSMESIKNLVATIDEADYRDSVKLKKILQRYGSKKEGFCYIVRGDFKQMNHLSEDLLAVERHFTPDTPDTRHHDRRVDVSASVMEYIQQRRAGELDRITGDSFIIEAQPQQRSHLHSTVQVTIRPRPVSTTSHVHADHVRQRFITLYQRTAADLQLASLCVSEGELQELQRTFPQLLFKPRHRHEVDVIGPFVYIARLKEFLSTHKTPEPSRRAASEGPEDESCPICMETIKRSEKKTLPCKHCFCRDCLQRAFHYKPVCPTCGRVYGTLTGTQPEGGRMTHTTISSSSLPGYHKYGTIIIQYRIPAGIQTAEHPNCGQPYDGVSRTAYLPDSSEGRRILTLLKRAFDQRLIFTVGRSTTSGRNNALTWNDIHHKTSTCGGPTHYGYPDPDYLSRVADELRAKGIE; this is translated from the exons ATGAACAGTGAAGacgtcctggtcctggtcctggagcAGAAAGTGAAACTAAAGAGCGGCGTCAGAGGACGAAGAGTGAGACCTGGCAGCATGGAG tctATAAAAAACCTGGTTGCCACCATCGATGAAGCTGATTACAGAGACTCTGTCAAACTAAAGAAGATTCTTCAGCGTTACGGTTCCAAGAAAGAAGGTTTCTGTTACATCGTGAGAGGAGACTTCAAACAAATGAACCATCTGTCAGAGGATCTGTTAGCAGTGGAGCGTCACTTCACACCTGACACACCTGACACACGTCACCACGACAGACGTGTGGACGTGTCGGCGTCTGTCATGGAATACATTCAGCAGAGACGTGCAGGAGAGCTGGACAGAATCACAGGAGACAGCTTTATTATAGAAGCACAGCCACAGCAACGCAGTCACCTGCACAGCACAGTGCAGGTGACCATAAGACCACGCCCCGTCTCCACGACCAGCCACGTCCACGCTGACCACGTCAGACAGAGGTTCATCACGCTGTACCAGAGAACTGCAGCCGACCTGCAGCTGGCGTCGCTCTGTGTGAGTGAAGgtgagctgcaggagctgcagaggaCGTTTCCACAGCTGCTCTTTAAACCCAGACACAGACATGAAGTCGATGTGATCGGACCTTTTGTGTACATCGCTAGATTAAAAGAGTTTCTctcaacacacaaaacaccagAGCCGAGCAGGAGGGCAGCGAGTGAAGGTCCTGAAGACGAGTCGTGTCCCATCTGCATGGAAACGATCAAAAGAAGCGAGAAAAAGACTCTGCCGTGCAAACACTGCTTCTGCAGAGACTGTCTTCAAAGAGCGTTCCACTACAAGCCCGTGTGTCCCACCTGTGGACGAGTGTACGGCACTTTGACTGGGACGCAGCCCGAGGGAGGAAGAATGACTCACACCACAATCTCATCATCATCGTTGCCTGGATACCACAAATATGGAACCATCATTATCCAGTATCGCATTCCGGCGGGGATCCAAACG GCGGAGCATCCCAACTGTGGTCAGCCGTACGACGGCGTGTCGCGTACGGCGTATCTCCCCGACTCGTCCGAGGGCCGGAGGATTCTGACACTGTTGAAACGAGCCTTTGATCAGAGACTCATCTTCACCGTGGGTCGCTCCACCACCAGCGGCAGGAACAACGCGCTCACATGGAACGACATCCACCACAAAACCTCAACGTGTGGAGGACCAACACA CTACGGTTACCCGGACCCCGACTACCTGAGTCGAGTGGCAGATGAACTGAGAGCCAAAGGAATTGAATGA
- the LOC131464677 gene encoding molybdopterin synthase catalytic subunit-like isoform X1: protein MSEEQSDVLKLSHDWLSVQEVVEAVNSASCGAVSVFIGTTREDVVGGGRKVIALVYEAYEAMAQSEFSKVCADIRERWPSVTHICAHHRLGCVKVGEASVVMAISSPHRHDGQQAIQHCIEQLKANVPIWKKEVYDTEEVSWKENSECPWSSHRKTPRGNISADVSQSAAANKV from the exons ATGTCAGAGGAGCAGAGCGACGTCCTGAAGCTGAGCCATGATTGGCTGTCAGTACAGGAAGTGGTGGAGGCCGTCAACAGCGCTTCCTGTGGAGCCGTTTCAGTGTTTATAG gtaCGACCCGTGAGGACGTGGTGGGCGGCGGCAGGAAGGTCATCGCTCTGGTGTATGAGGCGTACGAGGCGATGGCTCAGTCCGAGTTCTCTAAAGTGTGCGCTGACATCAGGGAGCGATGGCCGTCTGTGACGCACATCTGTGCTCACCACAGACTGGG GTGTGTGAAAGTAGGCGAGGCCAGCGTTGTCATGGCGATCTCCTCTCCTCATCGCCATGACGGCCAGCAGGCGATCCAGCACTGCATCGAGCAGCTGAAGGCCAACGTCCCCATCTGGAAGAAG GAAGTTTACGATACAGAGGAAGTGAGCTGGAAGGAGAACTCTGAGTGTCCGTGGTCCAGTCACAGAAAAACTCCCCGAGGAAACATCAGTGCGGACGTTTCACAATCAGCTGCTGCAAATAAAGTGTAG